gcgtctgctaaatgactgtaatgtaatgtaatgtaatgtaatgtaatgtggatatactgtacatttttattcctgttctatctttatgtagttgtatagtatgtgtatttattgtctgtgtagttgtatagtatgtgtatttattgtcttgtagttgtatagtattgtatcTTTAAACaaattgtctgtgtagttgttagttgtatttattgtctgtgtagttgtatagtatgtgtatttattgtctgtgtctgtgtagttgtatagtatgtgtatttattgtctgtgtagttgtatagtatgtgtatttattgtctgtgtagttgtatagtatgtgtatttattgtctgtgtagttgtatagtatgtgtatttattgtctgtgtagttgtatagtatgtgtatttattgtctgtgtagttgtatagtatgtgtatttattgtctgtgtagttgtatagtatgtgtatttattgtctgtgtagttgtatagtatgtgtatttattgtctgtgtagttgtatagtatgtgtatttattgtctgtgtagttgtatagtatgtgtatttattgtctgtgtagttgtatagtatgtgtatttattgtctgtgtctgtgtagttgtatagtatgtgtatttattgtctgtgtagttgtatagtatgtgtatttattgtctgtgtagttgtatagtatgtgtatttattgtctgtgtagttgtatagtatgtgtatttattgtctgtgtagttgtatagtatgtgtatttattgtctgtgtagttgtatagtatgtgtatttattgtctgtgtctgtgtagttgagctgctgcaacctcgaatttcccccatggggatcaataaaggaatataataataagaagaagaagaagaagaagaagaataagaataagaataagaataagaattaTGATTCAACCTCAGCAATAAAGACAATACCTCTGAATGGCCACCAGGTGTCGCCCTGCACCAGCAGGTGTGACATTACTGGCTGTGCAGGAGAACAATAGGCGCACGACAGAGATTCACCCACACATTTACACAATCATTCAAATGATcgtgatggagaaaaaaaaacaccaccacctaataaaatagaaatagtcTCGGCTGGAATCTGTCTCCCCCCAACACCACCAATTGATTTAATGTCGTTTACAGTCCATTGATCATTTACATCTCCATCCCTGCAGCGAATAGATGCGTCGCCATTATTTCCCCTTATTGCAGCTATAATCTGAATCTGAGGCTTTTAGAAACAGTGTATAATAAAGGTTGCCAATTACAATCCACCCGCAGTCCAAATAGGATAAATAGCTTCACATTAGaataagatttttaaaaaatatatataatatgagtGACTAATATGgaatacattttagaaataaaagagTGGCATGGAAACATAAACGCCCTCTGCAATAGGTCAGCATGTGTGGATaaggaaaagacaaaaggaTGGAGTTTCTTATCTATGTGGGGAGAATTTGCAGATGTAATCTTTATTGGATGCTCAGCCTGATGGCCTGGAAACAAAAGTGCTCATCAGAGGACGTCAGAAGGCGGGTTTATCAtttggaaacattttctttttattctaaTGTCGACCTCTGAGTGGCTCCTGGTTTCATTGTAGGAGAATCAGGGGCAGGTGTAGCTCCGGGGCTGCAGCCGAATCGACCGTCCTTTTATGCGCAGCTGCATACCCCActtttgcacacacaaaaaaaaaagaaaaaaagaaaaaggactgtGCTGCAGCATTTAGAGGACCAGCTTCCTCCACCACATCCTCTGCGCTCCGGCTGCTGCGCCCTTTACGCACCACCCGCATGTCCTTTCTGGAAAGGAGCGAGAAGGTGGAGTGATAAAGGTGGAGTGATAAAGGTGGATTGTGAAGAATGAGTGATTCTAATCGTGGAGACAATAAGAAAAACCGGTGAGACAAGGGAGAGGTGTCGTTTTTTGTCACTGCGCAACGGTAGTGGAGGTCGGTCATGGTGGGACGAGGACTATGGGTATGTAAGCCCCGGTTTGGGAAGAGGGGGAGCAGGATTGCACTTCTGCCTTATCTGTGCACAGCCATGGCGAGCGCGGCCCTGCTGGCTCTGCTCTTTGTGGACTATATTGAGTCCTGGGTCACCTCCATCGGGATGAACGGGGCGGTGGAGCAGCAAGCAGGCATCATCCCCCCGCAGAGTGTGCTCCCCACCCGGCCGGAGGAGTTCCTGCTCATGCCTAGTCCTCTGGTGTGCCAGCGTGCCAAGCCTTACCTCATAACCATGGTGACCTCTGCTCCGGCCAACCAGAGGGCACGCCAGGCCGTCAGGGACACCTGGGgcggggaggtggaggtgaggggCCTGCGGGTCATGACCCTCTTCATGGTGGGGGTGGCGTCCGACCCTGGGATGGGCAAGCTGCTGATAGAGGAGGCCCGGGAGCGGGGGGATCTGATCCAGGGTCGCTTTCTGGACACCTACTCCAACCTCACCCTGAAGACGCTGTCCATGCTGGGCTGGGCCCGCCGGTTCTGCCCTCAGGCCCACTTCATGGCCAAAGTGGACGACGACATCCTGTTCAACCCCAGCGCCCTGCTGCACTACCTGAACAAGAGCAGAAACCCCTACGAGCAGGGCGACCTGTACCTGGGCAGGGTGCATCTCCGCGTGGCCCCGGACCGTGACCCCGAGAGCAAGCACTACCTCCCTTCAGGGGCCTACCCTCCTTCCGTCTTCCCGGACTATTGCAGCGGCACGGCCTACATCCTGTCCCGGTCCGCATTGCTCAAGATCTCCCTGGCAGCCTCAGCATCCCCCCTGTCCACGCCTCTGCCCCCGGAGGACGTGTTTGTCGGCCTGTGCGCCCGGACGGCCGGAGTGCTGCCATCTCACTGCCCGCTGTTCTCCGGCGGCCCGGGTGTGCCATACGGGCGATGCTGCTATCAGGCCATGGTGTCCGTCCACCACATCCCACCCAGGGAGATGCTGCACTACTGGGCCGACGTGCACACCTCGCACCCTTGCTCCTGGCTGACTCTGCGCGCTTCTCTGGGACTCTGCAAAGTCAGGGCGATGCTCGGGTCCGCTCTGGGGCTGGAGCAGGGTTTGTGATGGAGGGCGatgcacagacagagaggtggaCACACTGGGGCCGTGCCTTGCTTCAAATACTGTGAACAGCACAAGTGCTCTTCAGGCTGTCAAATGtcgctttattttttttagagctttatttttttaaacacttatgtatttaatcagattattttctttctttttgcagaaaAGATGGTTGTCTTTCATTCGACTGTTACAGCATCCTTCAGTGTTACTCTGACACATATTGTAGATATAGAACCAACAACACTGGCATGCTGATAGTATACAGCGAGGAAATACAGCCACTTAATGTAAAGAATGCACATTGGAGCACCTACTTACACACTAAGACTGAGATCTAAAGGCTGCACCCCTCATATAAAACCTGTGTAGTCTATTCAGGTACTTAAAGTGTAGATGTCATTCTATTAAGACGCCTAAATGCATGATGCTCCAAATAGTACAATAGATATCAAACCACAGGCTTCATATACCCAATAGGAaggaataatacaaataatgatttattcGCTGAAACCTTTTAATGTTCGAAACAGAAAACGGATTAGTTTGAAGTATTGTGATCTTTCAGTATTGATAATAATGAGGATTAGTGTCATTTatcatttagtcatttatcGGACAGTTTTAAAAAGTGGATGAATTTTGATCTTCTGTATTTAGAGTCTCTGTTATTCTGCTGCCTCGCATCAACTAGAAGATAGAACTGATGTGATACACAGCTTTAATTTATTACCTTTCTCTGTACTAGTGAGATTAAACATTAAGTATAGTGTGAATGATAGGGTGTCTGGAGTGAGTGTATTTTCAATAAGCGTCAGGATAAAGCCTCGAGCTGTCCTGCTCCACAGAGAAACAGTCAGGaaacacatttgaatatgtCTGCATCGAATGCTGTCACAAATAAACCGCTCTGTGTCATACGTTCAGTTTGCctgattgttctttttttttttttttgcatacattttgcATATGTCCATGACAACTGCAGCGAAGAAACTCACAGTTGGAGATAAAGTACCAGATGAGGTTTCATTTAGGTCAAAGAGAGAGGATGTGAGTAATTTGTCTTCCTATTTCCTTAACCTATACCACAGATCTCGCTGTTCGTGGTTTCTTGTTAGTCGATAGAACTCCCTTCCGTAAAAAAACTGCTctaatgtattcttttttttttagccgaTTTGAGCCGAGGGCCATTTGAGTTgaattatattggagagaaggccgaactttaaaactagaaaaacgcacaccaaaacaatctagattgataataaataaaatgaaatgaaactaaaaaaaaaaacacagctaagAGGAAGCGTGTAATcttgaactgtccctttaaatgctTCGTGCTTTcaaatcattattattgattcTTGTGGAACAACGAACATTCTCTTAAATGTTTAACCCGTTTGGCAGTCAGTTACTGATTAAGCTTTTTGAAAGTTAAAGGTGTTTATCAGTTGAGGTTAAACATCAACCAAAGCAACGAGGAGCGTCTTAATGTTCTACTGAGCAGTTCATTCCAGTAAATCAAGTGTGACTGGAAACCAGGTCACAGTTGGTAGGCAGAACTTTTAGAGCCAACGCTCGTTATGATCAGGTTTTCTTATTATATGATGCAGTTGCTACATTACTTTTAATAGCAGAGTATGTTACAGTTTACCGTGTAgtcatttttatgatttcttgTGCGCTCCTccttttgttgtcattgttacTCTGTAG
The sequence above is a segment of the Anoplopoma fimbria isolate UVic2021 breed Golden Eagle Sablefish chromosome 12, Afim_UVic_2022, whole genome shotgun sequence genome. Coding sequences within it:
- the b3galt4 gene encoding beta-1,3-galactosyltransferase 4, whose translation is MVGRGLWVCKPRFGKRGSRIALLPYLCTAMASAALLALLFVDYIESWVTSIGMNGAVEQQAGIIPPQSVLPTRPEEFLLMPSPLVCQRAKPYLITMVTSAPANQRARQAVRDTWGGEVEVRGLRVMTLFMVGVASDPGMGKLLIEEARERGDLIQGRFLDTYSNLTLKTLSMLGWARRFCPQAHFMAKVDDDILFNPSALLHYLNKSRNPYEQGDLYLGRVHLRVAPDRDPESKHYLPSGAYPPSVFPDYCSGTAYILSRSALLKISLAASASPLSTPLPPEDVFVGLCARTAGVLPSHCPLFSGGPGVPYGRCCYQAMVSVHHIPPREMLHYWADVHTSHPCSWLTLRASLGLCKVRAMLGSALGLEQGL